One part of the Bacteroidia bacterium genome encodes these proteins:
- the iolG gene encoding inositol 2-dehydrogenase, with amino-acid sequence MKKIKIGLTGLGRIGKVHLESLVFRLPEAEVLAVSDPNSETRAVAESYGVDSFYQSYEELLAHPGIEAVVICSPTGTHKEYIEKAAAAGKHIFCEKPLEMTVDKIQSIDETVKKAGIKLQVGFNRRFDADFAAVKEQVLAGNIGEPHILRITSRDPGPPPVSYIEGSGGLFMDMTIHDFDMARYIVGSEVKEVYAKGAVRVDPAIGIAGDVDTATIQLTFEDGTLACIDNSRKAVYGYDQRMEIFGSKGMSQIKNEYANTQYFYDEKGSHGPPALNFFMERYTQAYYVEMREFILAIWEDKAVPCDAYDALMATKIAVAAKRSMDENRPVLLSEL; translated from the coding sequence ATGAAAAAAATAAAAATAGGTCTTACAGGCCTGGGTAGAATTGGAAAAGTACATTTGGAAAGTCTGGTTTTCCGTCTGCCGGAAGCTGAGGTCCTGGCCGTATCAGATCCCAATTCAGAAACCCGTGCTGTGGCAGAATCTTATGGCGTGGATAGCTTTTACCAAAGCTATGAAGAACTGCTTGCGCATCCGGGAATCGAAGCGGTAGTGATTTGTTCTCCAACCGGAACCCACAAAGAATACATTGAAAAAGCAGCAGCAGCCGGGAAACACATTTTTTGTGAAAAACCCCTGGAAATGACGGTAGATAAGATTCAATCTATCGATGAAACAGTCAAAAAAGCGGGCATCAAATTGCAAGTGGGATTTAACCGACGCTTTGATGCTGATTTCGCTGCGGTTAAGGAGCAGGTACTCGCAGGGAATATAGGGGAGCCGCATATTTTGCGGATTACCAGTCGCGATCCCGGACCTCCTCCGGTATCCTATATCGAAGGTTCTGGAGGCTTGTTTATGGACATGACCATTCACGATTTTGATATGGCTCGATACATTGTTGGTTCAGAGGTGAAAGAAGTATATGCGAAGGGAGCTGTGCGGGTCGATCCTGCCATCGGAATAGCTGGTGATGTGGATACCGCTACCATTCAATTGACTTTCGAAGATGGAACCTTGGCCTGTATTGATAATAGTCGAAAAGCTGTTTATGGCTATGATCAGCGGATGGAGATCTTTGGTTCGAAAGGTATGTCCCAGATCAAAAATGAATATGCCAATACTCAATATTTCTATGATGAAAAAGGCAGTCACGGCCCTCCGGCATTGAATTTTTTCATGGAGAGATATACCCAGGCTTACTATGTGGAAATGCGGGAATTTATCCTGGCTATTTGGGAGGATAAAGCCGTTCCCTGTGATGCTTATGATGCGCTAATGGCAACAAAGATTGCAGTAGCAGCCAAGCGTTCAATGGACGAAAACAGACCTGTTTTACTTTCGGAGCTTTAA
- the iolC gene encoding 5-dehydro-2-deoxygluconokinase — MPRAYDVLTFGRSSIDLYSNDLGAAFEEISSFGAFVGGSSTNIAVSCSRLGLKTALLTGFGDDQVGKFIKNFLDKEKVDTRFIPVIPGTRSSAVILGIEPPDKFPLVFYRNNAADLSVNIDHVQAIDFTQFRAIVLSGNALSFDPSKTATFFAAEQAEAAGTRIFLDLDFRADQWFDTRAYGVMLRALLSKVEIAIGTEEEVLAASLEDASQVEIKHQQVSAPEIKGNLDKAIQRILDLGVKTLIVKRGAEGASIFERGKAEVRVPGFPVEILNILGAGDAFAGGFVYGCMQDWDLYKAVRMGNACGAILVTQHGCANFMPRLKEALDFANEKGGL; from the coding sequence ATGCCTAGAGCCTATGACGTACTCACATTTGGCCGCTCCTCCATCGATCTATATTCCAATGATCTGGGAGCTGCATTCGAGGAGATCTCCTCTTTTGGAGCCTTTGTGGGTGGCTCATCGACTAATATAGCCGTGAGTTGCAGTCGACTAGGATTGAAAACGGCGCTTCTTACAGGATTTGGAGATGATCAGGTAGGAAAATTCATCAAAAACTTTCTCGATAAGGAAAAGGTGGATACCCGATTCATTCCTGTCATTCCGGGCACGAGAAGTTCAGCTGTTATTCTCGGGATAGAACCCCCGGATAAATTCCCCCTGGTTTTCTATCGAAATAATGCGGCCGATTTATCGGTCAATATAGATCATGTTCAGGCGATTGATTTTACACAATTCCGAGCCATCGTTCTCTCAGGAAATGCCTTGAGTTTCGATCCAAGTAAAACCGCAACCTTCTTTGCAGCTGAGCAGGCTGAGGCGGCAGGAACGAGAATATTTCTCGATCTGGATTTTCGGGCTGATCAATGGTTTGATACCCGGGCTTATGGAGTGATGTTACGGGCATTATTATCCAAAGTGGAAATTGCCATCGGGACGGAGGAAGAGGTACTTGCGGCCAGCCTTGAAGATGCCTCGCAAGTAGAAATCAAGCATCAACAGGTATCGGCCCCGGAGATCAAAGGAAATCTGGATAAAGCCATTCAAAGAATTTTGGACTTGGGGGTGAAAACGTTGATTGTTAAAAGAGGGGCAGAGGGTGCTTCGATTTTTGAGCGCGGGAAAGCTGAAGTGCGGGTACCAGGCTTTCCGGTTGAAATACTCAATATTTTAGGAGCTGGGGATGCCTTTGCAGGAGGATTTGTATATGGCTGTATGCAAGACTGGGATTTATACAAGGCGGTACGTATGGGCAATGCCTGTGGAGCCATTCTGGTCACTCAACATGGTTGTGCCAATTTTATGCCTCGTCTGAAGGAAGCCTTGGATTTTGCTAATGAAAAAGGGGGCTTATGA
- a CDS encoding Gfo/Idh/MocA family oxidoreductase, giving the protein MNKINIGIVGLGRLGKSYAENIAFKIRNAELLAACSLNKEELKWAREEMGVRHTFEQYEDMLRLDQLDAIFVISSTNMHAQHMIKALEAGFHVFSEKPLAISIEDCQRVETIAARYPKQKAVVGFVRRFDKSYRYAWEKVKSGAIGEVFMVRSQTVDKDTLAGFQLEYAGSSGGLFHDYNVHDVDLARWYLQDNVSEVWALGGAYKYPGFAEIGDADNVSSTCRFTNGGMAILHASRTAMHGHDTYTEITGTEGSLRIGRPAGINRVEIYDKHGARKECVETFWDRFEEAFLLMAQDFIDCLQNGREPELKISDATEATRTTTAMTNSYHSNQVEKIIR; this is encoded by the coding sequence ATGAACAAAATCAACATAGGCATAGTCGGTCTGGGACGTTTAGGAAAATCCTATGCGGAAAATATCGCATTCAAAATTAGGAATGCGGAACTGCTGGCTGCCTGTAGTTTGAATAAAGAGGAATTGAAGTGGGCGAGAGAGGAAATGGGAGTAAGGCATACTTTTGAGCAGTATGAGGATATGCTCAGGCTCGATCAATTGGATGCCATTTTTGTGATCAGCTCAACCAATATGCATGCACAGCATATGATCAAAGCTTTGGAAGCAGGCTTTCATGTTTTTAGTGAAAAACCATTGGCCATAAGTATAGAAGATTGCCAGCGGGTGGAAACAATTGCTGCCAGGTATCCGAAACAAAAAGCGGTGGTTGGCTTTGTGAGAAGGTTTGACAAGAGTTATCGATATGCCTGGGAGAAAGTAAAGTCCGGCGCTATAGGAGAGGTATTTATGGTTCGGTCTCAGACGGTAGATAAAGATACCCTGGCCGGTTTCCAATTGGAATATGCCGGAAGTAGTGGGGGCCTTTTTCATGATTATAATGTCCATGATGTGGATTTGGCTCGCTGGTATTTACAGGACAATGTAAGCGAAGTTTGGGCTCTGGGTGGTGCCTATAAATATCCCGGCTTTGCAGAAATTGGTGATGCGGATAATGTGAGCAGTACCTGCCGCTTTACAAATGGGGGGATGGCCATTCTTCATGCTTCCCGAACAGCCATGCACGGACATGATACATATACTGAAATTACGGGGACAGAGGGAAGTTTGAGAATAGGAAGGCCTGCAGGAATAAACCGGGTAGAAATATACGATAAACATGGAGCCCGGAAAGAATGTGTAGAGACCTTCTGGGATCGATTCGAAGAAGCTTTTTTACTCATGGCTCAGGATTTCATAGATTGTTTGCAGAACGGAAGAGAACCAGAATTGAAAATTTCGGATGCAACAGAAGCCACGCGAACTACTACTGCCATGACCAACTCATATCATTCCAATCAAGTAGAAAAAATCATCAGATAA
- the iolD gene encoding 3D-(3,5/4)-trihydroxycyclohexane-1,2-dione acylhydrolase (decyclizing): MKTERLTVAQATIKFLHQQYVERDGMSEKFFAGCFGIFGHGNVAGLGQALQQYPEFPYYQCRNEQSMVHSAAAYAKVKNRLSTFACTSSIGPGATNMLTGAALATVNRLPVLLLPGDIFARRNVAPVLQQIESALSQDHSANDCFKPVSKYWDRINRAEQLITALPEALRVLTSQAETGTVTLAMPQDVQAEAFDFPKELFERRTWHISRPRPDIAMLQKAAAWIKSSKKPLIIAGGGVIYSGADQVLQELVNRTGIPVAETFAGKGSLSYDNPQNLGAIGVTGTPGGVEIPAEADIIIGIGTRYSDFTTSSKSLFRNPDLKFININIADFDAHKHAALPLVADARVCLEELMQLLQGYEVESAYRSKVRKFNSSWDAKVDEIYNLNHPGISQGEVIGRVNELSDPGAIMICAAGSMPGDLHKAWRARHTKNFHLEYGYSCMGYEIAGGLGAKMAAPEREVYVMVGDGSYLMLAQEIITSIQEGMKLILVLINNHGFASIGGLSRSLGTEGFGTRYLYRDQEKDRIAGDEISQEEARGQYLPVDLAKNAESLGAIVLRAKDIQEFEARMKEAKTTNRTTVIYVEVDRYQGMEGYSWWEVPVSEVSERKGVQEAYEEYENQRKNQRYYLKPPIDAESWAD, encoded by the coding sequence ATGAAAACAGAAAGACTCACTGTTGCCCAGGCTACCATAAAATTTCTTCATCAGCAATATGTGGAAAGAGATGGAATGTCAGAGAAATTTTTTGCAGGATGCTTTGGTATTTTTGGACATGGAAATGTGGCAGGTTTAGGGCAAGCCCTTCAGCAATATCCTGAATTTCCCTACTACCAGTGCCGAAATGAACAGTCCATGGTTCATTCAGCCGCAGCCTATGCCAAGGTGAAAAACCGTCTTTCCACTTTCGCCTGCACCTCATCTATAGGTCCGGGAGCCACCAATATGCTGACCGGAGCTGCATTAGCTACGGTAAATCGCCTGCCGGTTTTACTCCTGCCCGGAGATATTTTCGCCCGCAGAAATGTAGCGCCCGTCCTGCAACAAATTGAATCCGCACTTTCACAGGATCACTCAGCCAATGATTGTTTTAAGCCCGTGTCCAAATACTGGGACCGCATCAACCGAGCAGAACAATTGATCACTGCATTACCGGAAGCTTTGAGAGTGCTTACTTCTCAGGCAGAAACAGGAACAGTTACTCTGGCTATGCCGCAGGATGTTCAGGCAGAAGCTTTTGATTTTCCAAAGGAACTTTTCGAAAGGAGAACCTGGCACATCAGCCGTCCCAGACCGGATATTGCCATGCTTCAAAAAGCCGCTGCCTGGATTAAATCGAGTAAAAAACCCCTCATCATTGCAGGAGGAGGAGTAATCTATTCAGGAGCTGATCAGGTTTTACAGGAGTTGGTGAATAGAACGGGAATTCCTGTAGCCGAAACATTTGCGGGCAAAGGATCCTTATCTTATGATAATCCTCAAAATTTAGGAGCTATAGGAGTAACAGGAACTCCCGGAGGCGTAGAAATCCCGGCTGAAGCAGATATTATCATCGGAATTGGAACCAGATACAGCGATTTTACTACCTCTTCCAAATCTCTTTTCCGAAACCCTGATCTGAAGTTCATCAATATCAACATTGCTGACTTTGATGCCCATAAGCATGCTGCGCTTCCATTGGTTGCAGATGCCCGGGTATGTTTGGAGGAATTGATGCAGCTTTTACAAGGATACGAAGTAGAATCTGCCTATAGGTCGAAAGTCCGGAAATTCAACTCATCCTGGGATGCCAAAGTGGATGAGATTTATAATCTCAACCATCCGGGCATAAGCCAGGGAGAAGTGATAGGCAGGGTAAATGAACTTTCCGATCCAGGAGCCATCATGATTTGTGCTGCGGGTAGTATGCCGGGAGATTTGCACAAAGCCTGGAGAGCGAGGCACACAAAAAACTTTCATCTGGAGTATGGATACTCCTGTATGGGATATGAGATTGCAGGAGGTCTGGGAGCAAAAATGGCAGCACCCGAAAGGGAAGTCTATGTGATGGTAGGAGATGGAAGTTATCTGATGTTGGCACAGGAAATCATTACCTCCATACAAGAAGGTATGAAGCTTATCCTCGTCCTGATCAATAATCATGGATTTGCCAGCATAGGCGGATTGTCGCGCTCATTGGGAACCGAAGGCTTTGGTACCCGCTATTTATATCGTGATCAGGAGAAAGACAGGATCGCTGGAGATGAGATCAGTCAGGAGGAGGCCAGGGGACAATATCTTCCGGTCGATCTCGCAAAAAATGCTGAGTCTCTAGGCGCCATTGTCTTGCGAGCAAAAGATATTCAGGAATTCGAGGCACGAATGAAAGAAGCTAAAACTACCAACCGAACTACGGTCATTTATGTGGAGGTAGATCGATATCAGGGAATGGAGGGCTACAGTTGGTGGGAAGTTCCGGTCTCAGAGGTCTCGGAAAGAAAGGGAGTGCAAGAGGCCTATGAGGAATATGAAAATCAAAGAAAAAATCAAAGATATTACCTAAAACCGCCCATTGATGCTGAATCCTGGGCTGATTGA
- a CDS encoding exo-alpha-sialidase, with protein sequence MRRLVLLFLLIPAILNGLLGQDIHAIQYQKIRPVLLGKEHNVILYLELENKDAEKPFVLEEIYLSNSGTTAPEKIQSMRIYYSKDTLLPASQEQFSFTRSGKESMVFEGSLKLGKGKHYLWMSVALDNEYPLDGWLKYSCLSLGFDHEILSDIKEKTPLQRLSVGQLIRKQGQEGVDTYRIPGLATTKKGTLIAVYDTRRNSSTDLQEDVDVGMSRSMDGGKTWEPMKIIMDMKRWGGKPEIENGIGDPSVLVDREKGVIWVAAIWAHGHPGKRNWWASKPGMEPTETSQFVLVKSEDDGKSWSEPINITSQIKDPSWYLLLQGPGKGIQLKDGTLVFPAQFKNKDQIPHSTLIYSKDHGKTWIIGTGAKSKTTESQIVELSNGDLMLNMRDDRGRENPQGGFRSVAITRDLGKSWEEHSSSGNALPEPVCMGSLISTTYKGEELLLFSNPAVSKGPRRRMTLKVSRDQGKSWPTKYHLLLNEDNSYGYSCLTMIDEETIGILYEGQKEMFFQRISLADLISE encoded by the coding sequence ATGAGAAGACTAGTTCTGCTTTTTCTCCTGATTCCCGCTATTCTGAATGGCTTGTTAGGGCAAGATATTCATGCGATACAGTATCAAAAGATTAGACCTGTTTTGCTTGGCAAAGAGCATAATGTGATTCTCTATCTGGAGCTGGAAAATAAGGATGCAGAAAAGCCTTTCGTGCTGGAAGAAATTTATTTAAGCAATTCCGGGACAACTGCGCCTGAAAAGATTCAAAGCATGCGTATTTATTATAGCAAGGATACGCTTTTGCCTGCCTCCCAAGAGCAATTCTCTTTTACTCGCTCAGGAAAAGAATCTATGGTATTTGAAGGTAGTCTGAAATTGGGGAAAGGAAAGCATTATTTATGGATGAGTGTTGCCCTGGATAATGAGTATCCTTTGGATGGGTGGCTTAAATATTCTTGCCTCTCTTTGGGTTTTGATCATGAAATACTTTCTGATATTAAAGAAAAAACTCCCCTTCAGAGACTAAGCGTTGGACAGCTAATTCGAAAGCAAGGACAAGAAGGAGTAGATACCTACCGTATACCTGGACTCGCGACTACCAAGAAGGGAACTCTGATTGCTGTCTATGATACCCGGCGGAATAGTTCGACCGATCTTCAGGAAGACGTGGATGTAGGTATGTCCCGTTCTATGGATGGAGGAAAGACGTGGGAGCCTATGAAGATCATCATGGACATGAAAAGATGGGGAGGAAAGCCGGAAATTGAAAATGGAATCGGTGATCCCTCCGTTTTGGTAGATCGGGAAAAAGGGGTGATTTGGGTTGCAGCAATTTGGGCGCATGGACATCCCGGCAAGAGAAACTGGTGGGCTTCAAAGCCTGGAATGGAACCCACAGAAACCAGTCAATTTGTCCTGGTGAAAAGTGAGGACGATGGAAAAAGCTGGTCAGAGCCTATCAACATCACTTCTCAGATTAAGGATCCTTCCTGGTATCTTTTACTGCAAGGACCGGGAAAGGGCATCCAGTTGAAAGATGGAACCCTGGTTTTTCCCGCACAGTTTAAAAATAAAGATCAGATTCCCCATTCGACTTTGATTTATAGCAAAGATCATGGAAAGACCTGGATAATCGGAACTGGAGCCAAATCCAAAACTACGGAATCACAAATCGTGGAATTGAGCAATGGCGACCTTATGCTGAATATGAGAGATGATCGGGGCAGGGAGAACCCTCAGGGAGGATTTCGTTCAGTGGCGATCACCCGCGATTTAGGCAAAAGCTGGGAAGAACATAGCAGTTCAGGAAACGCCTTACCTGAACCTGTCTGTATGGGCAGCCTCATTAGCACAACTTATAAAGGAGAGGAACTCCTGCTTTTTTCTAATCCAGCAGTCTCCAAAGGCCCCAGAAGACGGATGACCCTCAAAGTCAGTAGAGATCAGGGGAAATCCTGGCCGACTAAGTATCATCTCTTGCTTAATGAAGACAATTCATATGGCTATTCTTGTTTGACGATGATAGATGAGGAAACTATTGGCATTCTTTATGAAGGCCAGAAAGAGATGTTTTTCCAACGGATTTCTTTAGCAGACTTAATTTCAGAATAA
- the iolB gene encoding 5-deoxy-glucuronate isomerase, which yields MTRSEKSPLLAKAQMDNSKGIYQDLRKEEADWEFLNFQARKMKKGEKWRHETEDNEYAIILLGGNFSVSSDKGNWSTKNGRKDVFSGIAHSLYLPRNTTFTLTADSDELDIAIGWCETDQDHPAYLKRPEECAIEIRGGDNANRQINSLLEPGFDCHRLVCVEVYTPSGNWSSFPAHKHDERILDEEGNVLEARLEEVYFYKIDKPQGYAIQQVYTYDRSLDEMVRARDNDIVLVPKGYHPVVAGHGYNVYYLNFLTGSDQSLANTDDPDHKWIYGSWKGQDPRLPIVTAKMNKPS from the coding sequence ATGACCCGATCAGAAAAAAGCCCCCTGCTTGCCAAAGCCCAAATGGATAATTCCAAAGGGATTTACCAGGACCTCCGGAAAGAAGAAGCCGATTGGGAGTTCCTCAATTTTCAGGCAAGGAAAATGAAAAAAGGAGAAAAGTGGAGACATGAAACCGAGGACAATGAATATGCAATCATCTTATTGGGGGGAAACTTCTCAGTAAGCTCGGATAAAGGAAACTGGTCCACCAAAAATGGGAGAAAAGATGTATTTAGTGGAATAGCACATAGTCTTTACCTACCAAGAAATACTACCTTCACCCTTACTGCGGATAGTGATGAACTCGATATAGCCATAGGATGGTGCGAAACAGATCAGGATCATCCGGCTTATCTGAAACGCCCGGAAGAATGTGCCATCGAAATTCGGGGAGGCGATAATGCCAATCGTCAGATCAATAGTCTGCTGGAACCCGGTTTTGATTGCCACCGCTTGGTATGTGTGGAGGTTTACACCCCCTCGGGAAACTGGAGTTCATTTCCTGCACATAAACACGATGAACGTATTTTGGATGAAGAAGGAAATGTGCTGGAAGCTCGATTGGAAGAAGTGTATTTCTATAAAATAGATAAACCTCAGGGCTATGCCATTCAGCAAGTATATACCTATGACCGAAGCCTGGATGAAATGGTGAGGGCCAGAGACAATGATATAGTCCTCGTACCCAAAGGTTATCATCCGGTAGTTGCTGGCCATGGCTACAATGTCTATTACTTAAATTTCCTTACCGGTAGCGATCAATCTCTGGCGAATACGGACGATCCGGATCACAAATGGATATATGGAAGCTGGAAAGGCCAGGATCCTCGCTTGCCTATAGTAACTGCAAAAATGAATAAACCCTCCTGA
- the iolE gene encoding myo-inosose-2 dehydratase, which yields MDVNKIRIGAAPIIWTNDDMPELGGEIPFEQCLSEMALAGYEGCEVGNKYPRDTNVLREALDLRGLRICNQWFSYELTTKSLEENKRNFSSLLDFLQSMGAKIIGGGETGNSCQGQLDVPVFEGKGMLEGADAWKDYCSKMNELGKMAHDRGMKLAFHHHMGTAIQSMEETDRFLDGTDPQYVWLNYDCGHFTFAGEDPVKALEKYLPRTAHIHLKDVRPGILQQVKDEKWSFLKAVKHGVFTVPGDPEGCIDYDALFSVLNKSDYEGWIVIEAEQDPAKANPLKYAKMAREFLRSRIGK from the coding sequence ATGGATGTAAACAAAATCAGGATAGGAGCTGCCCCCATTATCTGGACCAATGATGATATGCCGGAATTGGGAGGTGAAATCCCTTTTGAACAATGCCTAAGTGAAATGGCCCTGGCAGGCTATGAAGGCTGTGAAGTGGGCAATAAATATCCCCGGGATACCAATGTGCTTAGAGAAGCACTTGACTTGCGTGGCTTAAGAATATGCAATCAATGGTTTAGTTATGAATTGACTACAAAATCTCTGGAGGAAAACAAACGAAATTTCTCTTCTCTACTCGATTTTCTACAATCCATGGGAGCTAAAATAATTGGAGGAGGAGAGACAGGAAATAGTTGCCAGGGGCAATTGGATGTGCCGGTATTTGAAGGCAAAGGAATGTTGGAGGGAGCAGATGCCTGGAAAGACTATTGTAGTAAAATGAATGAGTTGGGAAAAATGGCGCATGATCGTGGGATGAAGCTTGCCTTTCATCACCACATGGGTACAGCTATACAGAGCATGGAGGAAACGGATCGTTTTCTGGATGGAACCGATCCTCAATATGTTTGGCTCAATTACGATTGTGGTCATTTTACTTTTGCAGGAGAAGATCCGGTAAAGGCCCTGGAAAAATACTTGCCTCGCACGGCTCACATCCATCTCAAAGACGTTCGGCCAGGGATTCTTCAACAAGTAAAAGATGAAAAGTGGAGCTTTCTGAAAGCGGTCAAACATGGAGTTTTTACTGTGCCCGGCGATCCCGAAGGATGCATCGATTATGATGCCTTATTTTCAGTATTGAATAAAAGCGATTATGAAGGCTGGATTGTAATAGAAGCCGAGCAGGACCCGGCCAAAGCCAATCCGCTGAAATATGCAAAAATGGCAAGGGAGTTTTTGAGGAGCAGGATTGGAAAATAA
- a CDS encoding sulfatase encodes MKFLKLLLLCCFLPLYSWCQDKPNILWLVSEDNSIHYLDMYTKGAAKMPHIENLAKKGLTFTHAFSQGPVCSVARSTLISSCYAPRIGVQYHRRTQKAPMPEGIQMFPYYLRQAGYYTSNNAKEDYNIIKSEGVWDESSRKATYKNRKEGQPFFHVQNFGTTHEGRLHFSREEMAANPTEKNPDDITPFPYHPNTEISRYTYAKYHDLHAKVDQQIGAFLNQLEEDDLMDNTIIFYYGDHGGVLPRSKGYIYESGLHVPLVVYIPEKWKTLAPADMGSKVDPFVNFMDFGPTVLNLAGAEIPEGIDGKPFLGNGVSKEDWERRDYVFGYADRFDEKYDFVRSYRKGNLKYIRNYQPFNYDGLHNFYRYRMLLYQEWRELYQADQLDKVQRQFFEPRPAEQLFDLSKDPHEVNDLSNDPEYKDELIAIRQAFTKHMDQMIDLSFIPEPYFIEQGIGNPVAFGQQNKELIQELREIADLQLVPFKKAKKRLKEIFRSSNPWKRFWASIVLSSHGKSAKYYYSLAKFLAVADENNLVRLRATEFLALTDEQDPEKNILQILEAAKTKTEANLILNTVTLLMDAKAYSFDLRRLKFNAKWLTEGDALVMRRLEYLLDK; translated from the coding sequence ATGAAATTCCTCAAACTACTGTTGCTATGCTGTTTCCTCCCACTCTATAGTTGGTGCCAGGACAAACCCAATATTCTTTGGCTGGTTTCAGAGGATAATTCCATCCACTACCTGGATATGTATACGAAAGGAGCTGCTAAAATGCCTCACATAGAAAATCTGGCAAAAAAGGGCTTGACCTTTACCCATGCATTTTCTCAGGGACCCGTATGTTCTGTGGCGAGAAGTACTTTGATCTCTTCTTGTTACGCTCCTCGAATCGGGGTACAATATCATAGGAGGACCCAGAAAGCTCCTATGCCTGAAGGGATTCAGATGTTTCCCTATTATCTACGACAGGCTGGCTATTATACAAGCAATAATGCGAAGGAAGATTATAACATCATAAAAAGCGAAGGGGTTTGGGATGAATCCTCTCGTAAAGCGACCTATAAAAACCGAAAGGAAGGCCAGCCATTCTTTCACGTACAGAATTTTGGAACGACCCATGAAGGAAGACTCCATTTTAGTCGGGAAGAAATGGCGGCTAATCCCACAGAAAAAAATCCTGATGACATCACGCCATTCCCCTACCATCCCAATACAGAAATCAGTAGATATACCTATGCCAAATACCATGACTTGCATGCAAAGGTAGATCAACAAATTGGTGCCTTCCTCAATCAATTGGAAGAAGATGACCTAATGGATAATACCATCATTTTCTACTATGGAGATCATGGAGGAGTACTGCCCAGAAGCAAAGGATACATTTATGAAAGTGGATTGCATGTGCCCTTGGTAGTCTATATTCCCGAAAAATGGAAAACCCTGGCACCCGCAGATATGGGAAGCAAAGTCGATCCTTTTGTGAATTTTATGGATTTTGGACCTACGGTACTCAATTTGGCTGGCGCTGAAATTCCGGAAGGCATAGATGGTAAGCCTTTTTTGGGAAATGGAGTGAGTAAGGAAGACTGGGAAAGAAGAGATTATGTATTCGGCTATGCAGATCGTTTTGACGAGAAATATGATTTCGTCCGCAGCTATCGCAAAGGCAATCTCAAGTACATCCGTAATTATCAACCATTCAATTATGATGGTTTGCACAATTTCTATCGCTATCGAATGCTTCTCTATCAGGAATGGAGAGAGCTTTACCAGGCAGACCAACTCGATAAAGTCCAAAGACAATTCTTTGAGCCCCGTCCTGCTGAACAGCTATTTGATCTCAGTAAGGATCCGCATGAGGTAAACGATCTCTCCAATGATCCTGAATATAAAGATGAATTAATAGCTATTAGGCAGGCCTTTACGAAGCATATGGATCAAATGATTGATCTTAGTTTTATCCCGGAACCATATTTTATTGAGCAGGGCATTGGAAATCCCGTCGCTTTCGGGCAGCAAAACAAAGAATTGATTCAGGAGCTTCGGGAGATTGCCGATTTGCAATTAGTTCCATTCAAAAAAGCCAAAAAGCGACTCAAGGAAATCTTCCGTTCGTCTAATCCCTGGAAAAGATTCTGGGCGAGCATAGTCCTGAGTTCTCATGGGAAGTCCGCCAAATATTATTATTCTTTGGCCAAATTTCTGGCTGTGGCAGATGAAAATAATCTGGTAAGACTGAGGGCTACCGAATTTCTTGCCCTGACCGATGAACAAGACCCGGAAAAAAATATCCTGCAAATATTAGAAGCTGCTAAAACAAAAACAGAAGCCAATCTCATATTGAATACAGTAACCCTTCTGATGGATGCTAAAGCCTATTCTTTTGATTTGAGAAGATTGAAATTTAATGCCAAATGGCTGACAGAAGGAGACGCATTGGTGATGAGAAGATTGGAATACCTACTGGATAAATAA